The Proteiniborus ethanoligenes genome contains a region encoding:
- a CDS encoding PTS transporter subunit IIC, whose product MSQNGSKENQAPKQSFLKRKNIEISVKRYLIDAMSFMALGLFSSLLIGTIMNTLGSKLGIPFLSEVIWPICKDMTGAAIGVAVAYGLQAPPLVLFASAVTGAAGNALGGPVGAFLAAVIGAELGKIVSKETKIDIIVTPAVTIIAGVLVGSVVGPAVGAFMTSVGKLIMYATTLQPFLMGILVSVIVGMVLTLPISSAALCMMLGLAGLAGGAATAGCCAQMVGFAVMSFKENGWGGLAAQGLGTSMLQVPNIVRNWKIWIPPTLVAAITGPMATLIFKMEGTPMGSGMGTSGFVGQFGTIEAMEAAGKGGATMWIGILILHFIIPAVLTPIIANVMRKMGWIKEGDLKLNL is encoded by the coding sequence ATGAGTCAAAATGGAAGTAAAGAAAACCAAGCACCAAAGCAAAGCTTTTTAAAGAGAAAGAATATTGAAATCTCTGTAAAAAGATATTTAATTGATGCTATGAGTTTTATGGCACTAGGTCTTTTTTCATCATTATTAATTGGTACTATTATGAATACCCTAGGAAGCAAATTAGGTATCCCGTTTTTAAGCGAAGTTATATGGCCTATATGTAAAGATATGACAGGAGCAGCAATAGGTGTAGCTGTTGCATACGGTTTACAAGCACCACCACTTGTATTATTTGCATCAGCAGTAACAGGTGCAGCTGGTAATGCACTAGGTGGACCAGTTGGTGCATTCCTTGCAGCAGTAATAGGAGCTGAATTAGGTAAAATAGTATCTAAAGAAACAAAAATAGACATTATAGTTACTCCTGCTGTTACTATTATAGCTGGTGTTCTAGTTGGCTCAGTTGTTGGACCTGCTGTAGGAGCGTTTATGACAAGCGTAGGAAAACTTATTATGTATGCTACAACTCTACAACCATTCTTAATGGGAATATTAGTTTCAGTTATAGTTGGTATGGTATTAACACTTCCTATTAGTAGTGCTGCATTATGTATGATGCTTGGACTTGCAGGATTAGCTGGGGGAGCTGCTACTGCTGGATGCTGTGCACAAATGGTTGGCTTTGCTGTAATGAGCTTTAAAGAAAATGGATGGGGTGGACTTGCAGCACAAGGATTAGGAACATCTATGCTTCAAGTACCTAACATAGTTAGAAACTGGAAGATTTGGATTCCCCCAACACTAGTTGCTGCTATTACTGGACCTATGGCAACATTAATATTTAAAATGGAAGGAACTCCAATGGGTTCTGGAATGGGAACTAGTGGATTTGTTGGACAATTTGGAACAATAGAAGCTATGGAAGCTGCTGGTAAGGGTGGAGCAACAATGTGGATAGGAATTTTAATATTACACTTTATAATACCTGCAGTTCTTACTCCAATAATAGCTAATGTAATGAGAAAAATGGGTTGGATTAAGGAAGGCGACTTAAAGTTAAACTTATAA
- a CDS encoding NAD(P)-dependent oxidoreductase, with amino-acid sequence MRVGFIGLGVMGKRMAINVLKGGYEVKVSDLNKEAVKELVDLGAKEGQTPAEVAKDADVVLTSLPNSAIVEGVVLGKDGVLEGIKEGTIIVDLSSITPKSIQGIAKKASQKGVEVLDAPVSGGAAGAEKGTLTIMVGGNKEAFEKVLPILSCIGTKVNHVGEVGAGDTVKLVNNLLLGANMVAVAEALALGVKAGLKPEILYDIISQSSGSSYALTAKYNNFIAKGNFEPGFMIDLQYKDLQLAVDTAKDLKMPLIIGNLSQQMFEAARAKGLGAEDISAVLKLYEDWGNIEVREEQK; translated from the coding sequence ATGAGAGTTGGTTTTATAGGCTTAGGAGTTATGGGAAAAAGAATGGCCATTAATGTGCTAAAGGGTGGATACGAGGTAAAGGTGTCTGATCTAAATAAAGAAGCTGTAAAAGAGCTAGTAGATTTAGGAGCTAAAGAAGGACAAACGCCTGCTGAGGTAGCTAAGGATGCAGATGTTGTACTTACTTCTCTTCCAAATTCAGCTATAGTAGAAGGCGTTGTTTTAGGAAAAGATGGTGTTCTTGAAGGAATAAAAGAAGGAACAATAATAGTTGATTTAAGCAGCATCACTCCAAAATCAATTCAAGGTATTGCAAAAAAAGCTAGTCAAAAAGGTGTAGAAGTACTAGATGCACCAGTAAGCGGTGGAGCAGCAGGAGCGGAAAAAGGAACTCTTACTATTATGGTTGGTGGAAACAAAGAAGCATTTGAAAAGGTTCTTCCAATATTAAGCTGTATAGGTACAAAGGTTAATCATGTAGGGGAAGTAGGTGCTGGAGATACAGTTAAGCTAGTAAACAATTTATTATTAGGAGCAAATATGGTTGCCGTTGCAGAAGCTTTAGCTTTAGGAGTTAAGGCAGGACTTAAGCCAGAGATATTATACGATATAATTAGCCAAAGTTCAGGTTCTTCCTATGCATTGACTGCTAAATACAATAACTTTATTGCAAAGGGTAATTTTGAACCAGGCTTTATGATAGATTTACAATATAAGGATTTACAGCTTGCAGTAGATACAGCAAAGGATTTAAAAATGCCTCTTATAATAGGTAACTTATCACAACAAATGTTTGAAGCTGCAAGAGCAAAGGGATTAGGAGCTGAGGATATTTCAGCAGTATTAAAGCTGTATGAAGATTGGGGAAATATAGAAGTAAGAGAGGAGCAGAAATAA